From a single Nostoc edaphicum CCNP1411 genomic region:
- a CDS encoding low-complexity tail membrane protein has protein sequence MHSFRSEPILWIHVAGLATLPIFLLLCLLFLSVGEPFLPVWMELFLVAAIGILPLLWMQLRRPFYIFALLGIALKPENLTERQRKILCLINTKLNRILALVAAVLSVWVLWHLYQIAPLVANSAKFLPQWRSLALLLAGLAFLGSNLFLQIPVSVMRVLVTNDTEFAGIEPLSLEKIKQDFTILGVRVNQIVPRLLQSLFRINTDS, from the coding sequence ATGCATTCATTTCGCTCTGAACCTATTTTGTGGATTCATGTCGCTGGATTGGCGACGTTGCCTATTTTTTTATTACTCTGCTTATTGTTCTTGTCTGTAGGTGAGCCGTTTTTACCAGTCTGGATGGAGCTATTTTTAGTTGCCGCCATTGGTATTCTCCCTTTGCTATGGATGCAGTTGCGTCGACCTTTTTATATATTTGCTCTTTTAGGAATAGCCCTAAAGCCAGAAAATCTGACTGAGCGGCAGCGAAAAATTCTCTGTTTAATTAATACAAAGTTAAATCGTATCTTGGCATTAGTGGCAGCAGTATTGTCGGTTTGGGTGCTGTGGCATCTTTACCAAATTGCCCCATTAGTAGCAAATTCAGCGAAATTTCTCCCACAATGGCGCAGCCTAGCACTACTGCTTGCGGGATTAGCTTTTTTAGGCAGCAATCTATTTTTACAAATACCTGTGAGTGTAATGCGAGTTTTAGTGACTAATGACACAGAATTCGCTGGCATAGAGCCATTATCTTTAGAAAAGATTAAGCAGGATTTCACAATTTTAGGTGTACGGGTTAATCAAATCGTCCCCCGATTGTTGCAATCCTTGTTTAGGATTAATACAGATTCATAG
- a CDS encoding YlxR family protein translates to MKPNYRRCISCRKVGSKDEFWRIVRVFPSGKVQLDQGMGRSAYICPETSCLQAAQKKNRLGRSLHASVPETLYQSLSQRLARSNTQNQNQI, encoded by the coding sequence ATGAAACCAAATTATCGGCGCTGTATTAGTTGCCGCAAAGTAGGCTCAAAAGATGAGTTTTGGCGGATTGTCCGCGTCTTTCCATCGGGAAAGGTACAATTAGATCAGGGCATGGGGCGTTCTGCCTACATTTGTCCAGAAACAAGTTGCCTACAAGCAGCTCAAAAAAAAAATCGACTAGGGCGATCGCTACATGCATCAGTGCCAGAAACACTGTACCAAAGCTTGTCGCAACGTCTAGCCCGCAGTAATACCCAAAACCAAAACCAAATTTAA
- the rimP gene encoding ribosome maturation factor RimP, with translation MAHPLVPQIIDLATPVAEELGLEVVGVVFHTNQSPPVLRIDIRNPQQETGLNDCERMSRALEASLDAAEIVPDKYVLEVSSPGISRQLVTDREFISFKGFPVIISTSPPYDGQQEWIGQLIRRDETALYLNQKGRVVEIPRSLITKVQLDERR, from the coding sequence ATGGCTCATCCTTTAGTTCCACAAATTATTGATTTAGCGACACCAGTGGCAGAAGAACTGGGATTGGAAGTGGTTGGCGTGGTTTTTCACACCAACCAAAGTCCACCAGTGTTGCGGATAGACATTCGCAATCCTCAGCAAGAAACCGGGTTGAACGATTGTGAGAGGATGAGCCGTGCTTTAGAAGCCTCCTTAGATGCTGCGGAAATCGTTCCAGATAAATACGTCTTGGAAGTGTCTAGTCCTGGTATTTCGCGACAACTGGTAACAGACAGGGAGTTCATTTCCTTTAAAGGATTTCCTGTCATCATCTCCACTTCGCCACCCTACGACGGACAACAAGAGTGGATTGGTCAGTTGATTCGCCGGGATGAGACAGCACTTTACTTAAACCAAAAAGGTCGTGTAGTCGAAATTCCCCGCTCCCTAATTACTAAGGTGCAGCTAGACGAGCGCCGATAA
- the infB gene encoding translation initiation factor IF-2, with amino-acid sequence MNNGKVRIYELSKELNLDNKELLAICEQLSISVKSHSSTISESEAENIRAAAEKLAATNVSAKKELGTTSHKPNSPPNGGRNRPAAPHKQQILEIRKPKILRNTTSNAPEASLATNTQAALSEANPPSPPRPFATPVSPMKPTVPTRPVPRTQSETQEQPTIADLEQTPNPNQAPEKIASQKPEKIVPPRPKSEKPIKPQLVAPPARPAAEEAQVADEPVSQADKPILKRDQRLRPVEGGDREQIKPRVAKLPTDQSPPGAPQRTSRPTPSPTRPEQRGNRPSAPSQLGEGQRPRPARPGEGVAAAMPIATPPRQMSGIAGKSQGSGDEPVTPDLLDLKRPSPPRPTKGGKKWVEEEIIDEVKEKAKAGVKGKRIKPILDDEFEEDLLDDDDIDSPATVQVSLSIARPPKPKATRPVQMPGATLASAPTARARKPGSKSGSKSGSGRDHHQNRRQEAETKRDRPEKVTITGPLTVQELSDVLAVPDTEIVKILFLKGMAVSITQNLDIPTITLVGKELEIEVETAEREAEARKITEMVGAEDLEYLHRRPPVVTIMGHVDHGKTTLLDSIRKTKVAAGEAGGITQHIGAYHVDVEHEGKPQQIVFLDTPGHEAFTAMRARGARVTDIAVLVVAADDGVRPQTIEAISHAQAAGVPIVVAINKIDKEGAQPERVKQELTQYGLTSEDWGGETIMVPVSAIRGENLDTLLEMILLVAEVGELSANPDRTAKGTVIEAHLDKAKGAVATLLIQNGTLHVGDILVAGSAFGKVRAMVDDRGKRVDIASPSFAVEVLGLSDVPAAGDEFEVFQNEKEARALASDRADRQRLSRLLQGRVTLTTLSAQAQEGELKELNLILKGDVQGSVEAIVGALKQIPQNEVQIRMLLATAGEITETDIDLAAASNAVIIGFNTTFASGARQAADEAGVDVREYNVIYKLLEDIQDALEGLLEPELVEEPLGQTEVRAVFPVGRGAVAGCYVQSGKLVRNCKVRVRRNGKVIFEGVLDSLKRMKEDAREVNAGYECGVGMDKFNDWVEGDIIESYQMVTKRRTLTLTR; translated from the coding sequence ATGAACAACGGCAAAGTTAGAATCTATGAATTATCAAAGGAATTGAATTTGGATAACAAAGAGCTATTAGCAATTTGCGAGCAGCTCAGCATCTCGGTCAAAAGCCATAGCAGCACGATTTCAGAATCCGAGGCAGAAAACATCCGGGCGGCAGCAGAAAAGCTTGCAGCTACGAATGTGTCAGCCAAAAAGGAACTAGGTACAACCAGCCATAAGCCAAATTCACCACCCAACGGCGGACGTAACCGACCTGCTGCACCCCACAAACAGCAAATTTTGGAAATACGCAAACCCAAAATATTGAGAAATACTACTTCCAACGCCCCAGAGGCGTCACTTGCTACCAATACCCAAGCTGCCTTGTCTGAAGCTAATCCTCCCTCTCCTCCACGGCCTTTCGCTACACCGGTCTCACCCATGAAGCCGACGGTACCAACTCGACCTGTACCCCGGACTCAATCTGAGACTCAAGAGCAACCCACGATCGCTGACTTGGAACAAACGCCTAATCCAAATCAGGCACCGGAAAAAATAGCATCCCAAAAACCGGAAAAAATAGTTCCACCCAGACCGAAATCAGAAAAACCGATCAAACCACAACTAGTTGCTCCTCCAGCCAGACCTGCGGCAGAAGAAGCCCAGGTAGCAGATGAGCCAGTCTCTCAGGCAGATAAACCAATCCTTAAGCGCGACCAACGGCTGCGACCAGTGGAAGGCGGCGATCGCGAGCAAATTAAGCCGAGAGTTGCTAAACTACCAACTGACCAGTCTCCACCAGGTGCACCACAAAGAACAAGTCGTCCTACTCCTTCACCCACCAGACCAGAGCAGAGGGGCAATAGACCATCTGCACCATCACAATTGGGAGAAGGGCAACGACCCAGACCAGCCCGCCCAGGTGAAGGTGTAGCAGCCGCAATGCCCATCGCTACTCCACCCAGACAGATGTCAGGAATAGCGGGTAAATCTCAAGGTTCTGGTGATGAACCAGTCACACCTGATCTCCTCGATTTGAAACGCCCAAGTCCGCCTCGCCCGACCAAAGGCGGCAAAAAGTGGGTAGAAGAGGAAATAATTGACGAAGTTAAAGAGAAGGCTAAAGCCGGCGTCAAAGGCAAGCGGATCAAACCCATACTTGATGATGAGTTTGAAGAAGATTTGCTAGATGATGACGATATAGATTCACCAGCCACAGTCCAAGTTAGCCTTTCCATCGCTCGTCCTCCCAAACCTAAAGCGACTCGACCTGTACAGATGCCAGGTGCAACCCTTGCTAGCGCCCCAACTGCAAGAGCGAGAAAGCCTGGTTCTAAATCTGGTTCCAAGTCTGGTTCTGGCCGCGACCATCATCAAAACCGTCGCCAAGAAGCTGAAACCAAGCGCGATCGCCCCGAAAAAGTGACGATCACAGGGCCGTTGACTGTGCAAGAACTGTCTGACGTTTTAGCTGTCCCTGATACAGAGATTGTCAAAATCCTGTTCCTCAAAGGCATGGCGGTGAGTATCACCCAAAATCTGGATATTCCCACAATTACCCTGGTAGGAAAAGAACTAGAAATAGAAGTCGAAACCGCCGAGCGAGAAGCAGAAGCTCGGAAAATTACAGAAATGGTCGGCGCAGAAGACCTAGAATATCTCCACCGCCGTCCGCCTGTCGTGACAATTATGGGTCACGTAGACCACGGTAAAACAACCCTGCTCGACTCAATCCGCAAAACAAAAGTGGCTGCTGGCGAAGCTGGTGGTATCACTCAACACATTGGTGCATACCATGTGGATGTGGAACATGAGGGTAAACCGCAGCAGATAGTCTTCCTAGATACTCCTGGTCACGAAGCATTTACAGCTATGCGGGCCCGAGGAGCGCGGGTAACAGACATTGCCGTATTGGTCGTGGCTGCTGATGATGGTGTGCGTCCGCAAACTATTGAAGCTATTAGCCACGCCCAAGCTGCGGGAGTGCCAATTGTTGTTGCAATCAACAAAATTGATAAAGAAGGGGCACAGCCAGAACGCGTTAAACAAGAACTGACCCAGTATGGTCTGACCTCAGAAGACTGGGGTGGTGAGACGATTATGGTTCCCGTGAGTGCCATCAGGGGTGAAAACCTGGATACGCTCTTAGAGATGATTCTGCTGGTAGCAGAGGTTGGAGAACTATCTGCCAACCCAGACCGTACCGCCAAAGGAACTGTTATTGAAGCACATCTGGACAAAGCCAAGGGAGCAGTTGCTACCCTGCTAATTCAGAATGGCACCCTGCATGTGGGAGATATCTTGGTAGCTGGCTCGGCTTTCGGTAAAGTGAGGGCAATGGTGGATGACAGAGGCAAGAGAGTAGACATTGCTTCTCCTTCCTTTGCTGTCGAGGTACTAGGTTTAAGTGATGTGCCAGCAGCAGGCGACGAGTTCGAGGTCTTCCAGAACGAAAAAGAAGCCAGAGCACTCGCTAGCGATCGCGCAGACAGACAACGCCTATCCCGCCTGTTACAGGGTCGTGTTACCTTAACAACTCTCTCAGCTCAAGCACAAGAAGGCGAGTTGAAAGAACTCAACTTAATCTTGAAGGGAGACGTACAAGGTTCAGTGGAAGCCATTGTGGGAGCGCTCAAGCAAATCCCGCAAAACGAAGTCCAAATTCGGATGCTGTTGGCTACTGCTGGGGAAATCACCGAGACAGATATCGACTTAGCAGCTGCCAGTAACGCTGTAATTATTGGCTTCAACACCACCTTCGCTAGTGGCGCCAGACAAGCCGCCGATGAAGCAGGTGTAGATGTCCGGGAATACAACGTCATCTACAAACTCCTAGAAGATATCCAAGATGCCTTGGAAGGTCTTTTGGAACCAGAGTTGGTGGAAGAACCCTTGGGTCAAACCGAAGTCCGGGCCGTCTTCCCAGTCGGTCGCGGTGCTGTTGCCGGTTGCTACGTTCAATCTGGCAAACTAGTTCGCAACTGCAAAGTCAGGGTGCGACGCAACGGTAAGGTGATCTTTGAAGGCGTCCTTGACTCCCTAAAACGGATGAAAGAAGATGCCCGTGAGGTCAACGCCGGTTATGAATGCGGTGTCGGCATGGATAAATTCAATGATTGGGTTGAAGGTGACATCATCGAATCCTATCAGATGGTTACGAAGCGCCGCACTCTCACCTTAACGAGATAG
- the nusA gene encoding transcription termination factor NusA, producing MSMVTLPGLKELIESISRERNLPRLAVQSAIREALLKGYERYRRAQNLERKQFDEDYFENFEVELDIEGEGFRVLSTKTIVEEVDNTDHQISLDEVQQVAPEAQLGDSVVLDVTPDQGEFGRMAAMQTKQVLAQKLRDQQRQMVQEEFQDLEGTVLQARVLRFERQSVVLAVSSGFGQPEVEAELPKREQLPNDNYRANATFKVYLKKVSQGQQRGPQLLVSRADAGLVVYLFANEVPEIEDEVVRIVAVAREANPPSRYVGPRTKIAVDTLDRDVDPVGACIGARGSRIQVVVNELRGEKIDVIRWSPDPATYIANALSPARVDEVRLMDPESRQTHVLVAEDQLSLAIGKEGQNVRLAARLTGWKIDIKDKAKYDFAGEDAKFAAVRTKYQSEEDAEEDDLDYEEELEDENQDELEEEDSFDNNDDE from the coding sequence ATGTCAATGGTTACTTTACCTGGATTAAAAGAATTAATTGAAAGTATAAGTCGCGAGCGGAATTTACCCCGGCTTGCAGTTCAATCAGCTATTAGAGAAGCACTACTCAAAGGCTATGAACGTTATCGTCGCGCCCAAAATTTAGAGCGCAAACAGTTTGACGAAGATTATTTTGAAAATTTTGAAGTAGAACTCGATATTGAAGGAGAAGGATTTCGCGTTCTTTCCACCAAAACCATTGTTGAAGAAGTAGATAACACAGACCACCAGATTTCTCTAGACGAAGTTCAACAAGTCGCTCCCGAAGCGCAGTTAGGGGACTCTGTGGTGCTGGATGTTACCCCCGACCAAGGAGAATTTGGTCGGATGGCGGCGATGCAAACTAAGCAGGTATTGGCGCAAAAATTACGGGATCAACAGCGCCAGATGGTGCAAGAAGAGTTCCAAGATTTAGAAGGAACTGTCCTGCAAGCAAGAGTCCTACGGTTTGAACGGCAATCCGTGGTTCTGGCAGTTAGTAGTGGGTTTGGTCAGCCAGAAGTAGAAGCAGAATTACCGAAGCGGGAACAGTTGCCCAACGATAATTATCGGGCAAATGCCACCTTCAAGGTATATCTCAAAAAAGTTTCCCAAGGTCAGCAACGAGGGCCACAGTTGCTTGTGTCTCGTGCGGATGCTGGTTTGGTGGTTTATCTTTTTGCCAACGAAGTCCCAGAAATCGAAGATGAAGTGGTACGGATTGTTGCCGTAGCTAGGGAGGCAAACCCCCCCTCTCGTTATGTCGGCCCCCGGACTAAAATAGCAGTAGATACTCTTGATCGCGACGTAGACCCGGTTGGTGCTTGTATTGGAGCCAGGGGATCACGAATTCAAGTGGTAGTCAACGAATTACGCGGTGAAAAAATAGATGTAATTCGCTGGTCACCAGATCCAGCAACATATATCGCCAATGCCTTAAGTCCAGCACGGGTAGATGAAGTACGCTTAATGGACCCTGAATCCCGACAAACTCACGTACTAGTCGCTGAAGATCAATTGAGTTTGGCCATAGGGAAAGAAGGGCAAAACGTCCGTTTAGCAGCCCGCCTGACTGGTTGGAAAATAGACATCAAAGACAAAGCTAAGTATGACTTCGCAGGAGAAGATGCCAAATTTGCAGCCGTCAGAACAAAATATCAATCAGAAGAAGATGCAGAGGAAGATGATCTCGACTATGAAGAAGAATTAGAGGATGAAAATCAGGACGAATTAGAAGAGGAGGATAGTTTTGACAATAACGATGACGAATAA